A single region of the Lates calcarifer isolate ASB-BC8 linkage group LG3, TLL_Latcal_v3, whole genome shotgun sequence genome encodes:
- the LOC108889911 gene encoding uncharacterized protein LOC108889911 isoform X2, with the protein MDRHRKLPDVDLRGEALPSDVRKVIVGEHQEWSPSLDQEDPEPPHIKEEQEEVWSSQEGEQLQGLEEADITKFTFTPVPVKSEDDEEKPQSSEPHQSQTEENREDCGGPGPDRNPGPDRQSGHSSFENPDQGKML; encoded by the exons ATGGACCGACACCGGAAACTACCGGATGTGGATCTGAGAGGAGAag ctttACCCTCAGATGTCAGAAAAGTGATTGTTGGTGAGCATCAGGAGTGGAGCCCCAGTCTGGACCAGGAGGACCCAGAGCCCCCCCAcattaaagaggaacaggaggaagtgtggagcagtcaggagggagagcagcttcAAGGGCTGGAGGAGGCTGATATCACCAAGTTCACCTTCACTCCTGTCCCTGTGaagagtgaagatgatgaagagaaacctCAGTCCTCAGAGCCtcatcagagtcagactgaggagaacagagaggactgtggaggaccaggaccagacaGGAACCCAG GTCCAGACAGACAGTCTGGACATTCTTCATTTGAAAATCCAGACCAGGGaaaaatgttgtag
- the LOC108889911 gene encoding gastrula zinc finger protein XlCGF57.1 isoform X1: MDRHRKLPDVDLRGEALPSDVRKVIVGEHQEWSPSLDQEDPEPPHIKEEQEEVWSSQEGEQLQGLEEADITKFTFTPVPVKSEDDEEKPQSSEPHQSQTEENREDCGGPGPDRNPGPDPCLQPISDDSSLDSSETEVSDGDWEETRELQSGLNSVKNSKVTVIDFNCNTVERSFSCSECGQRFGRKPHLNAHMRIHTGEKPFSCSFCGKRFSQKGNSISHMRLHTGEKPFSCSVCKKQFRYSGDVSRHMRIHTGKKKINRSVHSASESTRDLGPDRLLPPVTDDKTEPKPETEPSDDGWKETKESESDINALKTDDVSVSDIRSNTDKESFSCSECGRTFCRKDHLMSHMRTHTGEKPFSCSVCQKRFSCSGNILAHMRIHTGEKPFECSFCGKCFSQKGTLQLHTRIHTGEKPFSCPFCDKRFAHKRRMTLHMSVHTEEKRFNCSVCNKRFTWYTQLKTHKCVGESSQLRQNQTEKKVSAKELFSCTECGKTFSLKGNLKTHMRIHTGEKPFSCSVCGKSFKQNVHLTEHMTIHTGEKLYKCNVCGKGFNKKLLVKNHMCV, translated from the exons ATGGACCGACACCGGAAACTACCGGATGTGGATCTGAGAGGAGAag ctttACCCTCAGATGTCAGAAAAGTGATTGTTGGTGAGCATCAGGAGTGGAGCCCCAGTCTGGACCAGGAGGACCCAGAGCCCCCCCAcattaaagaggaacaggaggaagtgtggagcagtcaggagggagagcagcttcAAGGGCTGGAGGAGGCTGATATCACCAAGTTCACCTTCACTCCTGTCCCTGTGaagagtgaagatgatgaagagaaacctCAGTCCTCAGAGCCtcatcagagtcagactgaggagaacagagaggactgtggaggaccaggaccagacaGGAACCCAGGTCCAGACCCATGTTTACAGCCTATCAGTGATGACAGTTCTCTGGACTCTAGTGAAACTGAAGTCAGTGACGGAGACTGGGAGGAGACCAGGGAACTTCAGTCTGGTCTAAACTctgtgaaaaacagcaaagtcACTGTTATAGATTTTAACTGTAACACTGTTGAGAGATCATTCAGCTGCTCTGAGTGTGGTCAGAGATTTGGCCGTAAACCACATCTGAACGCGCACATGAGAattcacacaggagagaaaccatttAGTTGCTCCTTTTGTGGTAAAAGATTTTCTCAAAAGGGAAACTCGATCAGTCACATGAGACTTCACACAGGAGAAAAACCTTTCAGCTGCTCCGTCTGTAAAAAACAGTTCAGATATAGTGGAGATGTTAGCAGACACATGAGAATCCacacagggaagaaaaaaatcaaccgCAGTGTTCACTCAGCATCAGAATCAACCAGGGACTTAGGTCCAGATCGACTCTTACCGCCAGTTACTGATGATAAAACAGAACCAAAACCTGAGACTGAACCCAGTGATGATGGTTGGAAGGAAACCAAGGAATCTGAGTCAGATATAAACGCTCTGAAAACTGATGATGTTTCAGTTAGTGATATAAGATCTAATACTGACAAGGAGTCATTTAGCTGCTCTGAGTGTGGGAGAACATTTTGTCGTAAGGACCATCTGATGAGCCACATGAGAAcgcacacaggagagaaaccgttcagctgctcagtttgtcagaaacgtttcagctgcagtggaaacaTTTTGGCACACATGAGAattcacacaggagagaaaccatttGAATGCTCTTTCTGTGGCAAATGTTTCAGTCAGAAAGGAACGTTGCAGCTGCACACAAGAattcacactggagagaaaccctTCAGTTGTCCATTTTGCGATAAAAGGTTTGCACATAAAAGGCGTATGACGCTGCACATGTCAGTTCACACGGAGGAGAAACGATTCAACTGTAGTGTTTGCAATAAAAGATTCACCTGGTACACGCAGCTTAAAACCCACAAGTGTGTCGGTGAGTCCTCACAGCTTCgtcaaaaccaaactgaaaaaaaagtttctgcCAAGGAGTTGTTCAGCTGCACTGAGTGCGGGAAAACATTTAGCCTCAAGGGTAATCTGAAAACGCACATGAGAATTCACACCGGAGAGAAACCGTTcagctgctcagtttgtggtaaaagtTTCAAACAAAACGTACATCTCACCGAGCACATGACGATTCACACAGGAGAAAAACTGTATAAATGCAACGTTTGTGGCAAAGGATTCAATAAGAAGTTACTTGTCAAAAATCATATGTGTGTTTAA
- the LOC108889909 gene encoding zinc finger protein 135, which yields MCAVQLLRVSVHERISAAAEDFLLQVEKGEETAEIPALRALLTERLKAAAEEIVGLFEETVAEYEDRVERSEREICRQRRLLDAVLKPEVRLHRADVEQLLRKEEVPPEQQEWSPSLDQEDPEPPHIKEEQEEVWSSQEGEQLQGLEEADITKFTFTPVPVKSEDDEEKPQSSEPHQSQTEENREDCGGPGPDRNLGPVIDYKASEFSVAEIEVSCDDWEETSEAQSGLKSLESNDGRVSEKPFSCPECGKKFTKGRFLETHMRIHTGTKPFSCSVCGKKYTRKGYLIQHMSVHRGEKGQSCSICNKRLVWQAGVERHQCVTGFPQLHLSSSAAAVSCNTVSLSECDKRLCYSHHLKKDLGAHTEENLFSCSVCGRKFTQRGYLMQHMARHTGKIRYRCCVCEKTFAWRHELKNHKCGKDSSQLSQTEPSDSSSTQHRKTESDGESDSDDKTSDSSEPETEVRDKPQTGLNSETNSEVPVSNEGGGSDKKSFICSECGKAFCGEENLKIHMGTHTGEKPFSCSFCDKGFTQKGLLTNHVDVHTEEKRFLYCVCGKRFAWRYNLKEHQCVGESSEPPARSSKTQAEVSDDQCKETREPQSGLNSPNKDEVPEGDMRGDDSERPFSCTQCGKRFRRKKNRQEHMRIHTGEKPYGCSVCMKYFSCSGSLRKHMRIHTGEKPFSCSVCGNRFTESGHLKVHMRTHTGEKPFSCSVCGKSFTWRQSFNNHMKYHTDTKREVK from the exons atgtgCGCCGTGCAGCTGCTGCGGGTGTCGGTCCACGAGCGGATCAGCGCCGCCGCTGAAGACtttctgctgcaggtggagaaaggagaagaaacGGCAGAAATCCCGGCGCTGAGAGCGCTGCTCACCGAGCGGCTAAAGGCGGCGGCGGAGGAGATCGTCGGTCTGTTTGAGGAAACCGTGGCGGAGTACGAAGACAGAGTGGAGCGGTCAGAGCGGGAGATCTGCCGCCAGAGGAGGCTGCTCGATGCCGTGCTGAAGCCCGAAGTCAGGCTGCACAGAGCAG atgttgagcagctgctgaggaaagaagaggttccccctgagcagcaggagtggaGCCCCAGTCTGGACCAGGAGGACCCAGAGCCCCCCCAcattaaagaggaacaggaggaagtgtggagcagtcaggagggagagcagcttcAAGGGCTGGAGGAGGCTGATATCACCAAGTTCACCTTCACTCCTGTCCCTGTGaagagtgaagatgatgaagagaaacctCAGTCCTCAGAGCCtcatcagagtcagactgaggagaacagagaggactgtggaggaccaggaccagaTAGGAACCTAGGTCCAGTCATTGATTACAAAGCTTCAGAATTCTCTGTAGCTGAAATTGAAGTGAGCTGTGATGACTGGGAGGAGACAAGTGAAGCTCAGTCTGGTTTAAAGTCTCTGGAAAGTAACGACGGCCGCGTCAGTGAGAAACCATTCAGCTGCCCCGAGTGTGGGAAAAAATTCACAAAGGGCAGATTTCTGGAGACTCACATGAGAATCCACACGGGAACAAAACCAttcagttgttcagtgtgtgggAAAAAATATACAAGAAAGGGATATCTGATCCAACACATGTCTgtccacagaggagagaaaggacagaGCTGCAGCATCTGTAACAAAAGACTTGTCTGGCAGGCGGGAGTGGAGCGCCATCAGTGTGTTACAGGGTTTCCACAGCTTCacctcagctcctctgctgctgctgtgagctgTAACACTGTGAGCCTCTCTGAGTGTGATAAAAGACTCTGCTACAGTCATCATCTGAAAAAAGACCTGGGAGCTCACACTGAAGAGAATCTGTTCAGCTGCTCAGTCTGTGGAAGAAAATTTACACAAAGAGGATATCTGATGCAGCACATGGCACGCCACACAGGGAAGATCCGATACCGctgctgtgtctgtgagaaAACATTCGCTTGGCGTCATGAGctcaaaaaccacaaatgtggCAAAGATTCATCACAGCTCAGTCAGACCGAACCTTCAGACAGCAGCTCAACtcaacacaggaaaacagagtCTGATGGAGAATCTGACTCTGATGACAAGACTTCAGACTCCTCTGAACCTGAGACTGAAGTCAGAGACAAACCTCAGACAGGTTTAAACTCGGAGACAAACAGTGAAGTCCCTGTGAGCAATGAGGGTGGAGGTTCTGACAAGAAATCTTTTATCTGCTCTGAGTGTGGAAAAGCCTTTTGTGGTGAGGAGAATCTGAAGATACACATGGGAactcacacaggagagaaaccgtTCAGCTGTTCGTTTTGTGATAAAGGATTTACACAGAAAGGACTTCTGACAAACCACGTGGACGTCCACACAGAGGAGAAACGCTTCCTTTACTGTGTTTGTGGCAAAAGATTTGCTTGGCGTTACAACCTCAAAGAGCATCAGTGTGTTGGTGAGTCCTCAGAGCCTCCAGCCAGAAGCTCAAAGACTCAGGCTGAGGTCAGTGATGATCAGTGTAAGGAGACCAGGGAACCTCAGTCAGGTTTAAACTCTCCAAACAAAGATGAAGTCCCTGAAGGGGACATGAGAGGTGATGATTCAGAGAGACCGTTCAGCTGCACTCAGTGTGGGAAAAGATTTCGTCGCAAGAAAAATCGGCAGGAGCACATGAGAattcacactggagagaaacctTACGGCTGCTCAGTGTGCATGAAGTACTTTTCATGCAGTGGATCATTACGAAAACACATGAGAATCCACACCGGAGAGAAACCATTCAGCTGCTCGGTGTGTGGGAACCGTTTCACTGAGAGTGGACATCTGAAGGTTCACATGAGAAcgcacacaggagagaaaccgtTCAGCTGCTCAGTCTGTGGGAAAAGCTTCACCTGGAGGCAAAGCTTCAATAATCACATGAAATAtcatacagacacaaagagagaggtgAAGTAG